The following proteins are co-located in the Corynebacterium kalinowskii genome:
- a CDS encoding LuxR C-terminal-related transcriptional regulator → MRVFLVDDHSVFRSGVRAEISEHVEIVGEAGGVADAIKGITDTHPDVVLLDVHMPDGGGQAVIAGAHFPRYLALSVSDAAEDVISVIRAGARGYVTKSISGPELVDAIRRVHEGDAVFSPRLAGFVLDAFAAPDAHAGVGVVDEQPEQPELVDALTRRELEVLRLLARGYTYKEIAAELFISIKTVETHSSNILRKTQQSNRYALTRWAQRYDLA, encoded by the coding sequence ATTCGTGTCTTCCTCGTTGATGATCATTCCGTGTTCCGTTCCGGCGTGCGTGCCGAGATTTCGGAGCACGTAGAGATCGTCGGTGAGGCAGGCGGCGTAGCTGACGCCATTAAGGGGATCACCGACACCCACCCCGATGTCGTCCTGCTGGACGTGCACATGCCGGATGGCGGTGGCCAGGCTGTGATCGCGGGCGCGCATTTCCCGCGCTATCTGGCGCTGTCGGTCTCCGACGCTGCGGAGGATGTCATTTCGGTGATCCGCGCGGGTGCCCGCGGATATGTCACCAAGTCGATTTCGGGCCCGGAGCTTGTCGACGCCATCCGCCGTGTTCACGAAGGCGACGCCGTCTTCTCGCCGCGCCTGGCAGGGTTCGTGCTGGATGCGTTTGCTGCGCCGGACGCGCACGCTGGTGTGGGTGTGGTTGATGAGCAGCCGGAGCAGCCGGAGTTGGTGGATGCGCTGACGCGCCGGGAGCTTGAGGTACTGCGCCTGCTGGCCCGTGGTTACACCTACAAGGAAATCGCCGCTGAGCTGTTTATTTCGATCAAGACGGTGGAGACGCACTCGTCGAATATTCTGCGTAAGACGCAGCAGTCGAATCGTTATGCGCTGACGCGCTGGGCGCAGCGCTACGACTTGGCCTAG
- a CDS encoding ATP-binding protein, producing MMYPKFYRPRKRVVGGVASGLAVHLKMDVLTIRLVLLVSCLFGGLGLVFYMGTWMMTKPATAEQEASCVIPEGTETPKGLNLIFVIGGIAAAVLSFSAFTGFQGSTLVPAVIVGVGALVAWQAYDQGVEALLRPRNTLTIMVGVILVFAGIFFVSINWADPAVFGATFTAVLFTLVGAAVLAVPLLLQMWRRLTEERDEKAKAEERAEIASRIHDSVLQTLALIQKRSEEPMEVARLARGQERELRQWLFDGKTASSTTVSQALELAAGEVEDLYGIRIAPVTVGDTPMTDETQAAVFAAREAMVNAAKHAHVSSVDVYSEVFGDLEIFVRDRGVGFNMSDIDPDRHGVKDSILGRVERVGGVATVKSTPGEGTEVHIKLPVDSKA from the coding sequence ATGATGTACCCGAAGTTTTATCGGCCGCGTAAGCGTGTGGTGGGAGGCGTGGCCTCCGGACTAGCCGTTCATTTAAAGATGGACGTGCTGACGATTCGCCTCGTGCTGCTCGTCTCTTGCTTGTTCGGCGGTCTTGGCCTGGTGTTTTATATGGGTACCTGGATGATGACGAAGCCGGCGACCGCGGAGCAAGAGGCCTCGTGCGTGATTCCGGAGGGGACCGAGACCCCGAAGGGGCTCAACCTGATCTTCGTTATCGGTGGTATCGCCGCTGCTGTCTTGAGTTTTTCCGCCTTCACGGGTTTCCAGGGATCGACGCTGGTTCCGGCTGTCATTGTGGGCGTGGGCGCACTGGTGGCGTGGCAGGCCTATGACCAAGGCGTGGAAGCGTTGCTGCGACCCCGGAACACCCTGACCATCATGGTGGGCGTGATTTTGGTCTTCGCGGGTATCTTCTTTGTTTCGATCAACTGGGCGGATCCCGCGGTGTTCGGCGCGACGTTTACAGCGGTGCTGTTTACGCTGGTCGGTGCGGCGGTTCTCGCTGTTCCATTGCTGCTGCAGATGTGGCGGCGCCTCACTGAGGAGCGCGATGAGAAAGCAAAGGCCGAAGAGCGCGCCGAGATCGCTTCCCGCATTCACGATTCGGTGTTGCAGACCCTGGCGCTCATCCAGAAGCGTTCGGAGGAACCGATGGAGGTCGCTCGCCTCGCCCGCGGTCAGGAGCGTGAACTGCGCCAGTGGCTTTTCGACGGCAAAACCGCCTCCTCTACCACCGTTTCCCAAGCCTTGGAACTGGCCGCCGGGGAGGTCGAGGATCTCTACGGTATTCGGATTGCCCCGGTCACGGTAGGGGATACCCCGATGACGGATGAGACACAGGCCGCGGTCTTTGCCGCCCGCGAGGCCATGGTGAACGCTGCGAAACATGCGCATGTCAGCTCCGTCGACGTGTATTCCGAGGTCTTCGGGGACCTGGAGATTTTCGTCCGCGATCGTGGGGTGGGCTTCAACATGTCGGACATCGACCCTGATCGCCACGGGGTGAAGGATTCGATTCTGGGTCGTGTGGAGCGGGTCGGCGGCGTGGCCACGGTGAAGTCCACGCCGGGGGAAGGTACCGAGGTGCACATTAAGTTGCCAGTAGACTCAAAGGCATGA
- a CDS encoding PspC domain-containing protein — protein sequence MNTNTVNTMWATRPARIPASQGGNAKIAGVCEGIGVRYQVDPTLIRILFVAAGLVGGGLGVYLVAWLIMPRYSMQYSPIEAVLKNLSDQYQKEKETGWWLIVALLVFGFSATSGSGDFVSGSTMISLALAFGFWYFLHTRQPEPPKVDNSIIAPAPGFQMPTPPSWDPLGTVPELWHLPEPGTMAPEPPKKKSYGWVWVAAAVVLAGLGGIANLAYHNAEPPEGLGDVTTVVRTEADLQRVYENGIGNLTVNMRDLQPLSEDRTVKVDNGIGNVQIELPNEVPVRVECNNGIGDTNCQPGLHNAGEGHVLTIKVDNGIGSVNIKY from the coding sequence ATGAACACGAACACGGTAAACACGATGTGGGCCACCCGCCCCGCCCGCATCCCTGCCTCCCAGGGCGGCAACGCCAAGATCGCCGGTGTCTGCGAAGGCATCGGTGTCCGATACCAAGTCGATCCCACCCTTATCCGCATCCTCTTCGTCGCCGCGGGACTTGTGGGAGGTGGCTTAGGCGTCTACCTCGTGGCATGGCTGATCATGCCGCGTTACTCCATGCAGTACTCCCCAATTGAGGCGGTGCTCAAGAACCTTAGCGACCAGTACCAGAAGGAAAAGGAAACCGGCTGGTGGCTCATCGTCGCACTGCTCGTCTTCGGCTTCAGCGCCACAAGCGGCTCCGGAGACTTTGTTAGTGGCAGCACGATGATCTCCCTCGCCCTCGCCTTTGGGTTCTGGTACTTCCTCCACACCAGGCAACCGGAGCCGCCGAAGGTGGATAACAGCATTATTGCCCCCGCACCGGGCTTCCAAATGCCCACCCCGCCGTCGTGGGATCCGCTCGGCACCGTGCCTGAGCTGTGGCACCTTCCGGAGCCGGGAACCATGGCGCCAGAGCCACCCAAGAAGAAGTCCTACGGCTGGGTGTGGGTGGCAGCTGCCGTAGTCCTCGCTGGTCTCGGCGGAATTGCCAACCTGGCATATCACAACGCCGAACCTCCAGAAGGCCTAGGCGATGTCACCACTGTCGTCCGCACTGAAGCTGACCTGCAGCGCGTCTACGAAAACGGCATCGGCAACCTCACCGTCAATATGCGCGACCTACAACCACTCAGCGAGGACCGCACCGTCAAGGTGGACAACGGCATCGGCAACGTGCAGATCGAGCTACCCAACGAAGTGCCGGTTCGAGTCGAATGCAACAACGGCATCGGCGACACCAACTGCCAGCCCGGACTACACAACGCAGGCGAGGGACACGTGCTCACCATCAAGGTGGACAACGGCATCGGCAGTGTAAACATCAAGTATTAA
- a CDS encoding SDR family NAD(P)-dependent oxidoreductase, with product MASMKIVITGASSGIGFEAAQALAKRGHEVWAVARSADKLRELEPFGVKTQAMDITDEEQRAAVAANVGTVDVLINNAGFGFYGPMEGVSEADAKYQFDVNVFGLSEMTKLVIPGMRAQGSGRIINISSMGGRMVMPFGGWYHASKYAVEALSDAMRMELKPFGIDVIVVEPGGIKTNWGLITADNLEKSSKDSVYQDQAQKLARTLRKGYSGPWLSRPCRRR from the coding sequence ATGGCAAGCATGAAGATTGTGATCACCGGCGCCTCCAGCGGCATCGGGTTTGAAGCGGCACAGGCCCTGGCAAAGAGAGGCCACGAGGTGTGGGCAGTGGCCCGCTCGGCAGATAAGCTGCGGGAACTCGAGCCGTTCGGCGTGAAGACGCAGGCCATGGACATCACGGACGAGGAGCAGCGTGCGGCCGTCGCTGCGAATGTTGGCACCGTGGACGTGCTGATCAACAATGCAGGATTCGGCTTCTATGGCCCTATGGAAGGGGTCAGCGAGGCCGATGCCAAGTACCAGTTCGACGTCAACGTCTTTGGCCTCAGCGAAATGACAAAGCTCGTGATACCGGGCATGCGTGCACAGGGGAGCGGGCGCATTATCAACATCTCGTCCATGGGCGGGCGCATGGTCATGCCGTTTGGCGGCTGGTACCACGCCTCCAAGTACGCGGTGGAAGCGCTTTCCGACGCGATGCGCATGGAGCTCAAGCCCTTCGGCATCGATGTCATCGTGGTCGAACCGGGCGGAATCAAGACCAATTGGGGTCTGATCACTGCGGATAATCTCGAAAAATCCAGCAAGGACTCTGTCTATCAAGACCAAGCCCAGAAATTGGCGCGGACGTTGCGAAAGGGATATTCCGGTCCGTGGTTGTCGCGGCCATGCCGTCGTCGTTAA
- the guaA gene encoding glutamine-hydrolyzing GMP synthase, protein MNPQSHRPVLVVDFGAQYAQLIARRVREARIYSEVIPHTATIEEIKAKNPAALILSGGPSSVYEEGAPKIDEAVFELGLPVFGICYGFQTMTHAMGGTVANTGNREYGRTDMTVTGGILHAGFEDTHKVWMSHGDAVHEAPEGFTVTAQSAGAPVAAFECVDKRMAGVQYHPEVLHSPHGQEVLVRFLTEIAGLEQNWTAENIAEELIEKIKEQVGPEGRAICGLSGGVDSAVAAALVQRAIGDRLTCILVDHGLLRAGEREQVEKDFVASTGAKLVVADERAAFLDKLAGVTEPEAKRKAIGAEFIRSFERSVAEVLEGEDVGFLVQGTLYPDVVESGGGSGTATIKSHHNVGGLPDDVEFDLVEPLRSLFKDEVRAVGRELGLPEEIVNRQPFPGPGLGIRIIGEVTEERLETLRAADLIARTELTAAGLDGEIWQCPVVLLADVRSVGVQGDGRTYGHPIVLRPVSSEDAMTADWTRLPYDVLEKISTRITNEVPDVNRVVLDCTSKPPGTIEWE, encoded by the coding sequence GTGAATCCGCAATCTCATCGCCCAGTACTCGTCGTCGATTTCGGCGCCCAATACGCCCAGCTCATCGCACGTCGTGTGCGTGAGGCCCGGATCTATTCCGAGGTCATCCCACACACGGCAACCATTGAGGAAATCAAGGCCAAGAATCCTGCCGCCTTGATCCTCTCCGGTGGCCCATCCTCCGTGTACGAGGAAGGTGCGCCGAAGATCGATGAGGCTGTTTTCGAGCTCGGACTGCCAGTATTCGGCATTTGTTACGGCTTCCAGACCATGACGCACGCCATGGGCGGCACCGTGGCCAACACCGGCAACCGCGAGTACGGCCGTACCGACATGACTGTCACCGGTGGCATTCTCCACGCAGGTTTTGAAGATACCCACAAAGTATGGATGTCTCATGGCGATGCCGTGCACGAGGCTCCGGAAGGCTTCACTGTTACCGCACAGTCCGCTGGTGCACCGGTGGCTGCGTTCGAGTGCGTCGACAAGCGCATGGCCGGTGTGCAGTACCACCCTGAGGTTTTGCACAGCCCACACGGCCAGGAAGTGCTCGTGCGCTTCCTCACTGAGATCGCAGGTCTGGAGCAGAACTGGACCGCCGAGAATATCGCGGAAGAGCTCATCGAGAAGATCAAGGAGCAGGTCGGTCCGGAAGGCCGCGCGATTTGCGGTCTGTCCGGTGGCGTTGACTCCGCTGTTGCCGCAGCTCTGGTGCAGCGCGCCATCGGTGATCGCCTGACCTGTATCCTCGTCGATCACGGCTTGCTACGTGCCGGTGAGCGCGAGCAGGTGGAGAAGGACTTCGTCGCTTCCACTGGTGCCAAGCTGGTTGTGGCTGACGAGCGTGCTGCATTCCTGGACAAGCTGGCCGGCGTGACGGAGCCAGAAGCCAAGCGTAAGGCCATTGGTGCCGAGTTCATCCGCTCTTTCGAACGTTCAGTCGCTGAGGTTCTGGAAGGCGAGGATGTCGGCTTCCTCGTCCAGGGCACCCTGTACCCAGATGTGGTCGAGTCCGGTGGCGGATCCGGTACTGCAACCATTAAGTCCCACCACAACGTGGGCGGCCTTCCTGACGACGTCGAATTCGACCTCGTTGAGCCACTGCGCTCCCTGTTCAAGGACGAAGTCCGCGCCGTGGGTCGCGAGCTTGGTCTGCCGGAAGAGATCGTGAACCGCCAGCCGTTCCCAGGCCCAGGCCTCGGCATTCGCATCATCGGCGAAGTTACCGAAGAGCGCTTGGAGACGCTGCGCGCTGCAGACCTCATCGCCCGTACCGAGCTCACCGCTGCTGGCCTCGACGGCGAGATCTGGCAGTGCCCAGTCGTGTTGCTTGCCGACGTCCGCTCCGTCGGCGTCCAGGGCGACGGCCGCACCTACGGCCACCCAATCGTGCTGCGCCCAGTGTCCTCCGAAGACGCCATGACTGCCGACTGGACCCGCCTGCCTTACGACGTCCTAGAGAAGATCTCCACCCGCATCACCAACGAAGTGCCAGATGTTAACCGCGTGGTGCTGGACTGCACGTCCAAGCCACCGGGAACCATCGAGTGGGAGTAA
- a CDS encoding GuaB3 family IMP dehydrogenase-related protein, whose product MREIVEIGMGREARRSYSLNDISIVPSRRTRSSKDVDTTWNIDAYTFDIPVMSHPTDALATPEFVIEMDKQGGLGVINAEGLWGRHADLDGAISRVIQIAREELLSTDILSSKAIAALQELHAAPLDTELLSERIAEVRASGATVAVRVSPQRARELAPVVIKAGAELLIIQGTLISAEHVQADGEPLNLKEFIGNLDVPVIAGGVGDYTTAMHLMRAGAAGIIVGGGENTNEFALGIETPMATAIADAAAARREYLDETGGRYVHIIADGEIENSGDAIKAIACGADAVVLGAPLAQAAEAAGKGFYWPAVAAHPRFPRGFVTAENLEDLDNQPLPSLEVVLHGPSTDAFGHLNFVGGLRRALAKCGYTDLKSFQKVALNIR is encoded by the coding sequence ATGCGAGAAATCGTAGAAATCGGCATGGGGCGCGAGGCTCGCCGCTCCTACAGCCTGAACGACATTTCTATCGTCCCTTCACGCCGTACCCGGTCGTCCAAAGACGTGGACACTACCTGGAACATCGATGCGTACACCTTCGATATTCCAGTCATGTCGCACCCAACGGATGCCTTGGCGACGCCAGAGTTTGTCATCGAAATGGACAAGCAAGGCGGCTTGGGAGTTATCAACGCAGAGGGACTGTGGGGTCGCCACGCTGACCTGGATGGTGCGATCTCTCGAGTCATCCAGATCGCTCGCGAGGAGCTGCTGTCCACGGACATCCTCAGCTCCAAGGCGATCGCTGCTCTCCAGGAACTGCATGCTGCGCCGCTCGACACCGAGCTGCTCTCCGAGCGCATCGCCGAGGTTCGTGCCTCCGGTGCGACCGTGGCAGTACGCGTGTCACCACAGCGTGCCCGCGAACTGGCGCCTGTTGTTATCAAGGCTGGGGCTGAACTGCTCATCATTCAGGGCACGCTCATTTCTGCTGAGCACGTCCAGGCCGATGGTGAACCACTGAACCTCAAGGAGTTCATTGGCAACCTCGACGTTCCTGTGATCGCAGGTGGCGTAGGCGACTACACCACCGCGATGCACCTCATGCGTGCTGGCGCTGCCGGCATCATCGTTGGTGGCGGCGAAAACACCAACGAATTCGCGCTCGGCATTGAGACTCCGATGGCCACTGCCATTGCTGATGCTGCCGCTGCCCGCCGTGAATACCTCGATGAAACCGGTGGACGCTACGTGCACATCATCGCAGACGGTGAGATCGAGAACTCTGGCGACGCAATCAAGGCAATCGCCTGTGGCGCGGATGCCGTAGTCCTGGGCGCTCCGCTGGCACAAGCTGCCGAGGCTGCAGGCAAGGGCTTCTATTGGCCAGCAGTGGCCGCACACCCACGCTTCCCACGTGGCTTTGTCACCGCCGAGAATCTTGAAGACCTCGATAACCAGCCACTTCCTTCTCTGGAAGTCGTGCTGCACGGACCATCCACCGATGCCTTCGGCCACCTCAACTTCGTCGGTGGTTTGCGCCGCGCGTTGGCAAAGTGTGGCTACACCGACCTGAAGAGCTTCCAAAAGGTCGCTCTGAACATTCGCTAG
- the guaB gene encoding IMP dehydrogenase, whose protein sequence is MTDNHVATGGDDPNKVALVGLTFDDVLLIPDESNVIPSDVDTSSQLTREIRLKTPIVSAAMDTVTEARMAIAMARQGGMGVLHRNLSTEDQAEQVEIVKRSESGMVTNPITCTPDMTIGEVDALCARFRISGLPVVDADGKLVGICTNRDMRFENDMTRRTAEVMTPMPLVVAEEGVSKEEALSLLSSNKVEKLPIVDKAGKLVGLITVKDFVKTEMYPDSSKDGSGRLLVGAGIGTGEDSWARAGALVDAGVDVLIVDTAHAHNRGVLDMVSRVKKGFGDKVQIIGGNLATRGAAQAMIDAGADAIKVGIGPGSICTTRVVAGVGAPQITAIMEAAAAAKKAGVPIIADGGMQFSGDIAKALAAGASTVMLGSMLAGTAESPGEIAVVNGKQYKMYRGMGSLGAMQGRGLTGEKRSYSKDRYFQADVKSEEKLVPEGIEGRVPFRGSIDTIIHQLVGGLRAAMGYTGSATVEELQNARFVQITAAGLRESHPHDIQMTVEAPNYYMR, encoded by the coding sequence ATGACTGACAATCACGTAGCAACCGGTGGGGATGACCCGAATAAGGTCGCCTTGGTGGGCCTGACCTTTGACGATGTCCTGTTGATCCCAGACGAGTCGAACGTTATCCCATCCGATGTTGATACCTCCAGCCAGCTGACCCGTGAGATCCGGCTGAAGACCCCGATCGTGTCCGCTGCTATGGATACCGTCACCGAGGCACGCATGGCCATCGCCATGGCCCGCCAGGGTGGCATGGGTGTGCTGCACCGAAACCTCTCCACCGAGGACCAGGCTGAGCAGGTCGAGATTGTCAAGCGTTCTGAGTCCGGCATGGTGACCAACCCGATCACCTGCACCCCAGACATGACCATCGGCGAAGTTGATGCGCTTTGTGCCCGCTTCCGCATTTCCGGACTGCCAGTAGTTGACGCTGATGGCAAGCTCGTCGGCATTTGTACCAACCGTGACATGCGTTTCGAGAACGACATGACTCGTCGTACCGCCGAGGTCATGACCCCGATGCCACTCGTCGTCGCAGAGGAAGGCGTCTCTAAGGAAGAAGCTCTCTCGCTGCTGTCCTCCAACAAGGTGGAGAAGCTTCCGATCGTCGATAAGGCAGGCAAGCTCGTCGGCCTGATCACCGTCAAGGATTTCGTCAAGACGGAAATGTACCCAGACTCTTCCAAGGACGGCTCCGGTCGCCTGCTGGTTGGCGCAGGTATCGGAACCGGTGAAGACAGCTGGGCTCGTGCGGGCGCGCTTGTCGACGCCGGGGTAGACGTCCTCATCGTGGACACCGCCCACGCCCACAACCGCGGCGTGTTGGACATGGTGTCCCGCGTGAAGAAGGGCTTTGGCGACAAGGTCCAGATCATTGGTGGCAACCTCGCTACCCGCGGCGCAGCCCAGGCCATGATCGACGCTGGCGCAGATGCCATCAAGGTCGGTATCGGCCCAGGTTCCATCTGCACCACCCGTGTTGTTGCTGGTGTCGGTGCGCCACAGATCACCGCCATCATGGAAGCTGCCGCAGCTGCCAAGAAGGCCGGTGTGCCGATCATCGCTGATGGTGGCATGCAGTTCTCTGGTGACATCGCCAAGGCCCTGGCTGCTGGCGCGTCTACCGTGATGCTCGGCTCCATGCTGGCTGGCACCGCCGAGTCCCCAGGTGAGATCGCCGTGGTTAACGGCAAGCAGTACAAGATGTACCGCGGCATGGGTTCGCTCGGAGCTATGCAGGGCCGCGGCCTCACCGGCGAGAAGCGCTCCTACTCCAAGGACCGCTACTTCCAGGCAGACGTTAAGAGCGAAGAGAAGCTCGTTCCAGAAGGCATCGAAGGTCGCGTGCCATTCCGTGGCAGCATCGACACCATCATTCACCAGCTCGTGGGTGGCCTGCGTGCCGCCATGGGCTACACCGGTTCTGCGACCGTCGAAGAGCTGCAGAACGCACGTTTTGTGCAGATTACTGCCGCTGGCCTGCGTGAATCTCATCCGCACGACATTCAGATGACTGTCGAAGCTCCGAACTACTACATGCGTTAG
- a CDS encoding DUF5319 domain-containing protein gives MNFEGMPLDPFADDPNDPASFLEPDEEFPPLSIDERAHILEDLTLLEKFQVALEPRGILGIFFYCEDCDEPHYYNWEIMKDNMRSLLGGQQSPVHEPSAQPDINAYVPWDYCLGYLDGLDAHKS, from the coding sequence GTGAATTTTGAAGGCATGCCTCTTGACCCTTTCGCAGATGATCCCAATGATCCTGCGTCCTTTCTTGAGCCCGACGAAGAGTTCCCGCCGCTGTCCATCGACGAGCGTGCTCATATCCTCGAAGACCTCACCTTGTTAGAAAAATTCCAGGTGGCGCTTGAACCCCGTGGCATCCTGGGCATTTTCTTCTACTGTGAGGACTGCGATGAGCCTCACTATTACAACTGGGAAATCATGAAGGACAACATGCGTTCCCTCCTCGGCGGGCAGCAAAGCCCGGTGCATGAGCCATCTGCGCAGCCCGACATCAACGCTTACGTGCCGTGGGACTACTGCCTCGGTTATTTGGACGGACTCGACGCCCACAAGTCCTAG
- a CDS encoding sigma-70 family RNA polymerase sigma factor, translated as MNDFEQELAELVPLAADGDRRALQRVISLIHPPIVRYTRARIGGGKHPTADDVTQEILLAVATSIGKYVDRGRPFMAFVYGIASNKVADAHRSFAKDLSNPTDDVPDSALDHDTPEEYALVIDGSNRVHQLLDSLNEKAREIITLRVFVGLSAEETADIVGSTPGAVRVAQHRALASLRKQLDGQDF; from the coding sequence GTGAATGACTTTGAGCAAGAGCTGGCGGAGCTGGTGCCGCTAGCTGCCGACGGTGACCGTCGGGCGCTCCAACGAGTCATTTCATTGATACACCCGCCGATTGTCCGCTACACCCGTGCCCGCATCGGAGGTGGCAAGCATCCCACGGCAGATGATGTCACGCAGGAAATTCTCCTCGCTGTGGCCACTTCGATTGGCAAGTATGTCGACCGCGGTCGTCCCTTCATGGCCTTCGTCTACGGCATTGCTTCGAATAAAGTAGCCGATGCTCACCGCAGCTTTGCCAAGGATCTTTCCAATCCGACTGATGATGTGCCTGATTCCGCTTTGGATCACGATACTCCTGAAGAATATGCGCTGGTCATTGATGGTAGTAACAGAGTGCACCAACTTCTCGATTCACTTAATGAGAAGGCACGCGAAATTATCACTCTCCGAGTGTTCGTGGGTCTGTCGGCGGAAGAAACTGCCGACATCGTAGGCAGCACTCCTGGTGCGGTGCGGGTCGCTCAACATAGGGCGCTGGCATCACTTCGGAAGCAATTGGATGGACAGGATTTTTAA